Genomic DNA from Nitrospinota bacterium:
CCATCTCACGCCTGAAGACATTTTCAACCTTGAAAAGCAAAACCCGATCATTCTGGGTGAGTACGTTGGTGCCTATCACAATTTCCCCTTCCTGCTAGGGGTTGCAGCGGCGCATCGCAGAGAGGCGCGAGTAGCGGCGGATTTCCTCTGCTCCGCGCTCCAACGGGGATATAACGAAAAGCAGATCATCAACGAATTGCGCGGAAACTACCTGCTGAACGGCCCGCCCCAATGCCGCACGGCACAGGACGAAACACTCTGCCGCAAAAACGCATCCATCCCCGATTTCGCCGAATGGCGCCCGCCGCTCGACCCGAAGCGCTGCGAAGAGTGGAAAAACCTCTTTTAGGCGGTTGCCCATCGATAACGGGAGTCGCTTTTGAAACAACCCCTTCCGTATTACTATGCAGGCATGAAACATCGCGCGGCGGATCGCATTTTCGCAATCTCCCTCATTCCGCCAGCGGCGGGTCTTCTTGCCTTCATCGCCGCCCTCTTGTCCGGCACGAAAGCGGCCGCGCCGGTCGCGGCGCTGGGAATGCTCTGCGCCCTCTGCGCGCTCGTCTTTTTTTTCCTGAAAGGGGAAATGTTCGCCGAAATCCCCCGTTGGGCGGCCACCCTGTTTGTCCTCGCCGCGCTGTTTCTCTTCTGGATTTCTTCCGTTCCCCCCTATTGGCGCGACGACCTCATCACCCACATGGCTCTGCCGCGTCTGGCGTTGATGCGGGGGACGTGGCCTTTTCCGTCATTCCAGCCGTCCGCGTTCACGCCCGACCTGTTGCTGCCGCTTAACCTGGCGTTCGTGGCATACGGTATCGATTGGGCCGCGTCGTACATTTCCGTTTTTTATATTTTGGCCGCCGCTCTTCTCACGGCGCATTGGACGGCGCGCGAGGCGGGAATGCGCTGGGGGATTTTTGCCGGCGCGGCGCTACTCACGCTCGGCGTCATGTTCCGCCTTGCCACCGCATCCTACTCCGATCCGGCGGTGATGTTTTTCAGCGCGGCGGGTTCGTTGTACTGGCACGAATGGCTGAAAACGCCGAACCGTTCCGGCGCGGTGAAAGGCGGACTCGCTTTCGCGGCGGGGGCGGCGATCAAATACAACGCCGGCCTGTTGCTCACCTGTTTTTTGGCGGTGATGCTGCTGGCGGCGTTGCGGCGCAAAACCGTGCGCGATTGGGCGGTGGCGGCCTTTGCCGCCGCCGGCTTTACGCTGCTTTTTTGCGGGCCGTGGTGGGCCGCCGCCCATATCGCCGGCGCGCCGCGAACTGAATTCCGTAGCGGCTACGAGAGCGCCCCAATCCGCGAACGGGCGGCATTTTGCGGCGAACCGAAGATGTGGGCCGCCGCGGCGCCGTTGCGTCTTTTCGTCAGCGGCACGGAAGGAGCCCGATGCGGATTTGACGGCCGCCTGAATCCCTTTCTGCTGCTGGGAGGATTGCTCGCCTTGTGGTGCGCTCCGGGGCGGGCGGAGAAACGGCTGCTCTTCGCGGCCCTCGGCCTGTTCATGCTGTTTGCCGGGTTGCTTATTTCACCGGTGGCCCGCTATCTGCTTCCGCTCGCGCCCGCGCTCGCCTTTTTAACGGCATCCGCGGCGGTCTCCCTCGCGGCGGAGGGCAGGAAAGCGGCGGCTATCGCGCTGGTGGCGGTGTTGCTGGCGTGGAATGCGTGGGATCTCACTGCCGCCGCGTACCGGTTCGAGGGATGGGAGTACCTTACCGGGAGGGAATCGCGGGAAGAATTTGTCCGCCGCGCCGTGCCCGCGTACGCGGTGACGCAATGGGCCAACGATCACCTGCCGCCGGAAAGCCGCGTCTACTTTGCCTTTACCGGCAACCGGGTTTACTACAGCCAGAGAGACTACTACTATGATGCATTTTGGGATGGCGCAACACTGATAAGACTTTTCACCGGCGGTAATGACGCCATCGCGATCAAACAATCCCTCCGGCAAAAAGGGATCACCCATCTTGTGTTGATGAACGGCGTCATGGGCCGCTTCGTCGAAAGCAACGGCATTGTTCCGCTCTATAACCGGTTCCTGGCGGCGGCGCCGGGGTTGTATGCAAAGGATGGGGCGGTGCTCCTGTCACTCGCGGAAAAATGAGGCGGTGCGCTCAGTTGTGGCCGGTGCTGCCGAATCCGCCGTGGGCGCGCGAGGTGTCGTCCAGTTCCTCCGCCTCTTCCACGCGCCACGCGGGGGCTTTCAGCGGCACGATCTGGGCTATCTTGCCGCCGGCCTTGATGAGGTGATCCGTCCCGTTGCCGTTGCGCATCACGATCTTCACTTCGCCGCGGTACCCGGCGTCGATCACCCCGGCGGCGGTGTAAATGCGGGCGGCGGCCATCGAGGAGCGGTCCTTCACGATGCCGCCCCAGCCGTCGGGGAATTTCAGCGCGATGCCGGTGCGGACGATTGCCTGTCCGCCGGCGGGAATGACGGCTTCTTCGAGGCTGTACAGGTCGCAGCCGAGGTCGCCGGGGTGTCCCACGGTGGGGAGCTTCGCCGCCGGATGGAGTTTTTTGACTTTCAAGGTGAACATGGCGGGTATTAAAACAGCTTCGGCGCGGGCGCGCAACGGCGCTTTGCAAAATTTGAAATAC
This window encodes:
- the dut gene encoding dUTP diphosphatase → MFTLKVKKLHPAAKLPTVGHPGDLGCDLYSLEEAVIPAGGQAIVRTGIALKFPDGWGGIVKDRSSMAAARIYTAAGVIDAGYRGEVKIVMRNGNGTDHLIKAGGKIAQIVPLKAPAWRVEEAEELDDTSRAHGGFGSTGHN